Proteins from a single region of Pyrus communis chromosome 6, drPyrComm1.1, whole genome shotgun sequence:
- the LOC137738152 gene encoding MATH domain and coiled-coil domain-containing protein At3g27040-like yields the protein MACYPFQQNGFSTSYSDSAPTHYFLKIGSFSWLTKISVDKYESGEFEAGGYKWKLVLYPNGNKKKNVEGHISVYLEMVGADSLQTGFEVYVNFRFFLLDQNKGMFLVLQDANKKEKCFHRVMRYSGFDRLITLKSFTDASNGYVIDDSCVIGAEVFVCKERRARKGELISMVDVAVMCKHVWKVENFSNLGADPYKSEPFTARERNWKIVLYPKGHKKGKGTHISLFLELDDPEKLSGSKVFAEFSMRIVDQMHAKHECLKANNWFSTSTRDFGWPTFLKLDTFSQAVNGFLVKDACTVEADVTIRGTATAL from the exons ATGGCTTGTTATCCCTTTCAACAAAATG GGTTTTCGACATCATATTCAGATTCAGCTCCAACTCATTACTTTCTGAAAATCGGGTCATTTTCATGGCTAACCAAAATTTCAGTGGACAAATATGAGTCGGGAGAATTTGAAGCTGGAGGATACAAATG GAAACTAGTGCTCTACCCGAAtggaaacaagaagaaaaatgtgGAAGGACACATCTCTGTTTACTTGGAAATGGTTGGAGCTGATTCACTTCAGACTGGATTCGAAGTATATGTTAATTTCAGGTTCTTTTTACTTGATCAGAATAAGGGAATGTTCCTGGTTCTTCAAG ATgccaataaaaaggaaaagtgtTTCCATAGGGTGATGCGTTATTCGGGATTTGATAGGCTTATCACTCTTAAATCGTTTACTGATGCTTCCAATGGATATGTCATTGATGATTCCTGTGTGATTGGAGCTGAGGTCTTTGTTTGTAAAGAAAGAAGAGCTCGCAAAGGAGAGTTAATATCGATGGTCGACGTTGCTGTTATGTGCAAGCATGTTTGGAAGGTTGAGAACTTTTCAAATTTAGGTGCTGACCCCTACAAATCAGAACCATTCACTGCCAGAGAACGGAATTG GAAGATAGTGCTCTATCCTAAGGGACATAAGAAAGGAAAGGGTACTcatatttctcttttcttggAATTGGATGATCCGGAAAAACTTTCTGGTTCCAAAGTATTTGCAGAGTTTTCCATGCGCATTGTAGATCAAATGCATGCCAAACATGAGTGCTTAAAAG CTAACAACTGGTTCAGTACCTCAACTCGGGATTTCGGTTGGCCTACGTTCCTTAAACTGGACACCTTCAGTCAGGCAGTTAATGGGTTTTTGGTGAAGGATGCTTGCACAGTGGAGGCCGATGTCACTATCCGTGGAACTGCAACAGCACTGTAG